ATGACTAATGATGTACTCGACCGTCGGGCATAATGGCACCTGTAAGTCGAGCACCTGTGAGCTTCACCATGATGCGATCGTTCATGCTAACCCGTGCCCCGCGCAGATTGGCATTGGTCAAATCAGCACCACTAAAATCTGCCCCCACCAAGTCAGCCTCTTGCAAGTTAGCGTTACTCAAATTGGCATGAAGCAAATTAGCTCGATAGAGATTTGCCCCCTCAAGATTAGCCCCACTCAAATTCACACCATGCAAAAAGGCATCGGTCAAATTAGCGCGACTTAGGTTTGCATTGCTCAGGTTACGTCCAGAAAAATCTCGCTCAGCCAGATTGGCACCACTCATATCAGTGCCGCTTAAATCAGGCATAGGGCGGCGGAAGGCCTGATGGGGCTGTGCTAATGGCTGCTGCTGTCGGGATGAAGAACGATAGGAAGAAGAGGTCTGTGACGATGACTGAACCGGTGGTGAAACCCGAGGTGGTTGCGCCGGTGGGGATGCTGGCTCGGTTGATGATTTAGGTTTAGTGTAGGTACTAGCCGATGGCGATCGAGAGTCTGGAGATTGGGCTGTATGGCGGTATACAGTCTGAGCAGAACGGTAAGAGTTAGGCTGCCGATGTTTTTCGCGGTAGATACGCAACTGTTCGCGGGCGTAGTTAATGGCCTGTAGTTTAGCGAGTGCCTTTTGGCGCAAACGGGGATTATCAGCAGGAATACGATCAGGATGCCAGATAAACGCCAAGTCTTTGTAAGCCTGGTTAATATCTTCTAGAGATGCCCCTGGCTCTAATTCCAGCACACGATAACAATGGTTCAGCTCACTAATGCTAATCATCTAGCCAATTTCAGATCCCCACGTATTAGTATCGTTAGGCAATATCCCTCTTAAGTCCTACCAACTTTGCTGCCAAGATGCAATCCCACATTACCAATTCACCTCATCAATGTACCAAATGATTTAAGACTACCGTGATAGTTACCACTGAAAGCAGCTATTAAAACAGTTTGAGGAATCATAGAGACGCACAACACCCCTATAATCCCTCAAATCCTTACTCCGAAACACCAGAGCACTATTCAATTGATAGCATATTGATAATTCCGACTCAATCGACAAGCAGACCAGCTATGCTTGCGCATTAGACTGCTATTCACCTTGCCTTATCAAGCCAAGCCAGTGTTAGTACCAGCTTTACCCGTTGCAAGCTCAACTTTAACAATCTTGCCACCCATCTTTTGGATGCGTTGCTGTTCCTTGAACCAGTTGTCGTAAGGTACCAACTTGGTGAAGTAGGTATTCTGTAGCTCGCGTTGAGTGCGGATGCGGGTCTGACTTGGAACACAAGCTGTAACTTTGAACATTCTCATGGGTTCGATCTCTCCTAGAAACAGAGGAACTGAAGGGCTACTAAAGGGTGTATACCGAATGGCTGACTGAGAGCACCAATGAAATAACCCTATAGGAAACTCCAGTGTGCGCAGATAGGATTATGTCAACAACAATGTCAACTCTCGCTTGTTAGATGTCCGGAGCAACCTCTAGCCTTACGAAGCCAGCGATTACAAACTCCAATAAAACCAGCGATCGCTCCAGACGTTCACATCAAAAGGCACGTGATGAAGCGTTCAGTACTCTTGGGCTAACTTATTCAGTACCCTAGAGCCTAGCACCTACATCAGCCACTTCAAACTAGCTCAAACCAGAGCAGATGTAGTCGAAGTAAACACCCATTTCCTTACCAGCATCTGCACCGACCAAGCTAGCGGTTACTTCCTTCATCGCTTGGATAGATTGAACAGTAGCAGCAATGGGTACACCCAAGGAATTATAGGTTTCTTTCAGACCATTGAGTACACGCTCATCGAGGATGGATGGATCGCCAGCCAACATGGCATAGGTAGCATAGCGCAGATAGTAGTCTAAGTCACGGATGCAAGCAGCATAGCGACGAGTGGTGTACATGTTGCCACCAGGACGGGTGATATCAGAGTAGAGCAGAGACTTAGCAACTGCTTCCTTAACGATCGCAGCAGCATTAGCACTGATAGCAGTTGCCGCACGAACGCGCAGTTCACCAGTTTGGAAGTAAGCCTTCAGTTTCTCTAGAGCAGCAGCATCCAGATACTTACCCTGAACATCAGAGGAGTTAATAACGGCAGTAATTGCGTCTTGCATGGTTCTTTTCCTTAAATACAAGTCATTATCAGTTACGACACAAGCCAATTGGCAGTTACCAAACTTAGCTCATTGCACCAATTACATAATCAAAGTAAGAGCTGGCTTCAGCAGCATCTTCGCTAGACAGCAAGGAGGTAGCTACACTCTTCATAGCGCGAATACCTTCAACAACTGCCTCAATTGGGGTACCCAAAGACTTGTACATTTCGCGTACACCAACGATACCGATCTCTTCGATCGGAGTAACATCGCCAGCAACAATTCCATAGGTGATGAGACGCAGATAGTAGTCCAAGTCACGCAGACAAGTTGCAGTCATCTCTTGGCCGTAGGCATTGCCACCAGGAGATACGATGTCAGGACGCTTTTGGAACAGTTGGTCGCCACCTTGCTTAACAATACGCTCACGAGAGTCAGTGAGAACTTGTGCAATCCGCAAACGGCTTTCGCCACTGGTCACAAAGCTCTTAATCCGATCCAGTTCGCCAGGGCTGAGATAACGAGCCTCAGCATCAGCGTTCACGATAGATTTCGTGACGATACTCATGGGTGAATTCCTCCAGTAAACATAAGCGCAAGGGGCCTTGCCACTGCAACCAGCAACTCGATTGATTGCCTTAATTCGCCAACACTGCCCAAGATTACTAAATTACCAATAGCAACTTCAGTAGTCTTCACAGGCAGACCCAGCAACAACCACATCGGAGCGCTAAGCAAGGACAAAACCCCTTGTCTAGCTATCTTCCGCAAATATTTTGCGGCATCCTGTTCACACTCAGTCGTTCTCTGTAACAGTTCTTAACATAGCTTCTCATCTTGGAAGCCCTTGGAAGCCAGCTTGGACAAAATAGTGAAGCTAAGGTCACGATGCACTAGAGTTTCCTACATTTGGTGGTTGACGATCGAGGGCACGCTGCCCACCCCAACGGTTTACAATCTTGTCATCATACTCATCAGCAAACTTAACCACAGTGATAACAGAGGTTTTCAACTCTTGCTGATCGCAGGTTGAGCCAACCAGACTGTGTTCAAAAATGATGTCATTCGTGTCATCGAGGGCAAACCGTCCAAAGTAGAGACTATCATTTTCACGCAGCAGGTAGTACAGCAAATCAGGGGTGACTTCCACATTAGTTACTACTTGTGAGCGAGTAGCAATGATTGCTTCACTATCTCCCCAAGGCACAACTTCAGTACGGGCAACAGCAGAGCCAAAATTAATGAAAAACGCTGGCTCAGATTCACTGATGATGAGGGCTTCTTCAAACAGCTCTTGCATCCAAGGCTTGATCATTTCATAGCAAGACTGCTGCACCTTGCTTTGGAATTCCATTGTTAAGACTCCTTGTGTCTAGCGATCGCTAACGGGTTAACTGTCTAAGTGTAACTGTCTAGTCAGGGGAGTAAATGTGTCCTCCATATCTTAGGACATGTTTGCAATCCCTTGCCTGCCTTTAGGATTTGTTCAACTACTCAGGTTTGGTTGATGCACCAAGTGACCAACCTAGTCGCCGTTCCTCTAGATAATACCCACGGGTGAGCGATCGCTGACCACCGGCTTCAACAGCAACAATCCATACTCAATGCCCTCAACCACAGCTTGATAGGACGCTTCCAAAATATTGGGTGATACCCCCACAGTCGTCCACCGCTGGTGTCCATCACTAGACTCAACCAATACACGAGTCTTAGCCGAGGTGCCTGCTGCTCCATCCAAGATCCGCACCTTGTAATCAGTCAGGTGAAACTGCTCAATCTCTGGATAGAACTGGGCTAGGGCCTTGCGTAGAGCTTGATCAAGGGCAGATACTGGCCCATTACCTTCCCCAGCCTCCAAGATGTCCTTGCCATTCACAGTAATTTTTACCGTTGCCA
This genomic stretch from Cyanobacteriota bacterium harbors:
- a CDS encoding pentapeptide repeat-containing protein codes for the protein MISISELNHCYRVLELEPGASLEDINQAYKDLAFIWHPDRIPADNPRLRQKALAKLQAINYAREQLRIYREKHRQPNSYRSAQTVYRHTAQSPDSRSPSASTYTKPKSSTEPASPPAQPPRVSPPVQSSSQTSSSYRSSSRQQQPLAQPHQAFRRPMPDLSGTDMSGANLAERDFSGRNLSNANLSRANLTDAFLHGVNLSGANLEGANLYRANLLHANLSNANLQEADLVGADFSGADLTNANLRGARVSMNDRIMVKLTGARLTGAIMPDGRVHH
- a CDS encoding phycobilisome linker polypeptide, translated to MRMFKVTACVPSQTRIRTQRELQNTYFTKLVPYDNWFKEQQRIQKMGGKIVKVELATGKAGTNTGLA
- the apcB gene encoding allophycocyanin subunit beta; protein product: MQDAITAVINSSDVQGKYLDAAALEKLKAYFQTGELRVRAATAISANAAAIVKEAVAKSLLYSDITRPGGNMYTTRRYAACIRDLDYYLRYATYAMLAGDPSILDERVLNGLKETYNSLGVPIAATVQSIQAMKEVTASLVGADAGKEMGVYFDYICSGLS
- the apcA gene encoding allophycocyanin subunit alpha encodes the protein MSIVTKSIVNADAEARYLSPGELDRIKSFVTSGESRLRIAQVLTDSRERIVKQGGDQLFQKRPDIVSPGGNAYGQEMTATCLRDLDYYLRLITYGIVAGDVTPIEEIGIVGVREMYKSLGTPIEAVVEGIRAMKSVATSLLSSEDAAEASSYFDYVIGAMS
- a CDS encoding YbjN domain-containing protein; this encodes MEFQSKVQQSCYEMIKPWMQELFEEALIISESEPAFFINFGSAVARTEVVPWGDSEAIIATRSQVVTNVEVTPDLLYYLLRENDSLYFGRFALDDTNDIIFEHSLVGSTCDQQELKTSVITVVKFADEYDDKIVNRWGGQRALDRQPPNVGNSSAS